A single region of the Salvelinus sp. IW2-2015 linkage group LG20, ASM291031v2, whole genome shotgun sequence genome encodes:
- the zgc:113208 gene encoding uncharacterized protein zgc:113208 — translation MEKSSGTTSTKRKASSSETSLPDCKKLKSKDSGKTCANKALNKEKTKIEKDSSKKKHKFLGSSEVSLSSKDASQKMIRDGCLEVSKNGKGQLVFKDFPQFQPNMSPKDILQAGSFGGTYFRPIYSSVTKQNCKDEWKELPEDWLKGLNIPTQVASSTYTDSVNTYKVKCGGSLEMWESSGWIVTQDPYGWFQWYCRFYHGRRTKDDERQIGRWAKCAGVKGRWRNNLITKIVRSGCGFDNPTISPVVRQTLQHWGYRLTKEDYKEGAKRVKPK, via the exons ATGGAGAAAAGCAGCGGGACAACTTCTACAAAAAGAAAAGCTTCCTCATCTGAGACAAGTCTTCCAGACTGCAAAAAGCTGAAATCGAAGGATAGTGGCAAGACTTGCGCAAATAAAGCTCTGAACAAGG AAAAGACTAAAATAGAGAAGGACTCAAGCAAGAAAAAACACAAATTCTTGGGTAGCTCAGAAGTTTCTCTAAGTTCTAAAGATGCAAGCCAGAAGATGATTCGGGATGGATGCCTAGAGGTTTCAAAGAATGGCAAAGGACAACTTGTTTTTAAAG ACTTCCCACAGTTCCAACCTAACATGTCACCAAAAGACATACTTCAGGCTGGCAGCTTTGGTGGTACCTACTTCAGACCAATATACTCAAGTGTCACAA AACAAAATTGCAAAGATGAATGGAAGGAGCTCCCTGAGGATTGGCTGAAAGGTTTGAACATTCCCACACAG GTGGCCTCATCAACATACACAGACAGTGTAAACACATACAAAGTGAAGTGTGGAGGCAGTCTAGAAATGTGGGAAAGCAGTGGATGGATTGTAACCCAGGATCCCTATGGGTGGTTTCAGTGGTACTGCAG GTTTTACCATGGTCGGCGTACTAAGGATGATGAGCGTCAGATCGGGCGATGGGCAAAGTGTGCTGGGGTTAAAGGCCGGTGGAGAAATAATCTTATCACCAAAATTGTCCGGTCAGGCTGTGGCTTTGACAACCCAACAATCTCTCCTGTGGTCAGACAGACATTACAGCACTGGGGGTACCGACTGACCAAGGAGGACTACAAGGAGGGTGCCAAGAGGGTTAAGCCAAAATAA
- the nono gene encoding non-POU domain-containing octamer-binding protein: MQGNWGHRGEQQNHGPSRHQMESQKKPGDNSNGQHADEQESPNAGITIDLQNFRKPGEKTYTQRSRLFVGNLPTGVTEAEVEKLFSKYGKAAEIFINKDRGFGFIRLETKTVAEIAKAELDETSFRGRQLRVRFATHGAALAVRNLPQFISNELLEEAFSFFGQIERAIVIVDDRGRPTGKGIVEYTAKPAARKALDRCADGAFLLTAFPRPVTVEPMEQFDEDEGLPERIVNKNQVFHKEREHPPRFAQPGTFEYEYAMRWKALLEMEKQQYEQVDRNIKEAQEKLEQEMEAARHEHQVVLMRQDLLRRQEELRRMEELHNQEMQKRKQMELRQEEEHRRREEEMRMHTEERMRRQQEGFKGNFPGNEMRMHMQGQGMNRNTMGGVEGKPSGPNPGAANMPAENPPLMQGAGNDTMPVGGQPGFARGPGQGPADFANKRRRF; the protein is encoded by the exons ATGCAAGGAAACTGGGGCCACCGTGGTGAACAGCAGAATCATGGCCCATCTAGACACCAGATGGAAAGTCAGAAAAAACCTGGCGATAACAGCAATGGAcagcatgcagatgagcaggagAGCCCAA ATGCTGGGATAACCATAGATCTACAGAACTTCAGGAAACCAGGAGAGAAGACTTACACTCAGCGTAGCCGTCTCTTTGTGGGAAATTTACCAACTGGTGTTACAGAGGCGGAGGTGGAGAAGTTGTTTTCCAAGTATGGCAAGGCAGCTGAGATTTTCATCAACAAGGACAGGGGGTTTGGATTCATTAGACTG GAGACAAAAACAGTGGCTGAGATTGCTAAAGCTGAACTTGATGAAACCTCATTCAGAGGCAGACAGTTGCGTGTGCGGTTTGCGACACATGGTGCTGCTCTAGCTGTGAGGAATTTGCCACAGTTCATTTCCAATGAGCTCCTGGAAGAGGCTTTCTCCTTCTTTGGCCAGATTGAAAGAGCCATAGTTATAGTGGATGATAGAGGGAGACCCACAGGAAAGGGGATTGTGGAATACACAGCCAAGCCTGCAGCAAGGAAGGCTCTGGATAGGTGTGCAGATGGAGCCTTTCTATTGACTGC ATTCCCCAGGCCAGTAACAGTCGAACCAATGGAGCAGTTTGATGAGGATGAGGGACTGCCGGAGAGGATTGTAAACAAAAACCAAGTTTTTCACAA GGAGCGGGAGCATCCACCAAGGTTTGCTCAGCCAGGGACATTTGAGTATGAGTATGCCATGCGCTGGAAGGCCCTTTTGGAGATGGAGAAGCAGCAGTATGAGCAGGTCGACAGGAACATAAAGGAGGCTCAGGAGAAGCTGGAACAGGAGATGGAGGCAGCCAGACATGAGCACCAGGTTGTCCTGATGAGACAAG ACCTGCTGAGGCGTCAGGAGGAGCTGAGGAGAATGGAGGAGCTCCATAACCAGGAGATGCAGAAGAGGAAGCAGATGGAATTGCGTCAGGAAGAGGAGCAtcgcaggagggaggaggagatgaggatgcacactgaggagaggatgaggaggcagCAGGAGGGCTTCAAGGGGAACTTCCCTGGAAAT GAGATGCGGATGCACATGCAAG GTCAAGGAATGAACAGAAACACAATGGGTGGTGTTGAAGGAAAGCCCAGCGGGCCCAACCCTGGAGCTGCCAACATGCCTGCTGAGAACCCCCCTTTAATG CAGGGGGCAGGAAACGACACCATGCCCGTAGGAGGCCAACCTGGCTTCGCAAGAGGCCCTGGCCAAGGCCCTGCTGACTTTGCCAACAAGCGTCGCAGATTCTAA